TGCGACGCAAGGGACAAGCACCAGACGTCCTGGTGATGACGGCCACGCCCATTCCTCGTACCCTTTCGCTCACCGTCTACGGCGACCTGGACGTGAGCGTGCTGGATGAGCTGCCCAAGGACCGCAAGCCGATCAAGACGTACTGGCGCACCAGCGACAAGCGCGCCGCGGTCTACCAATGGTTGCGCGACAAGGTGGCTGCTGGAGCCCAGGCCTATGTAGTCTTTCCCTTGGTAGAAGAGTCCGAAAAAATGGACCTCAGGGCTGCTACGGAAGGCTATGAGGAGCTCGCAACAGGGCTCTTCGCCGGCGTTCCAATTGGGCTCCTCCACGGCCGCATGCGCCAGGAGGACAAAGACCAGGTCATGTCGCAGTTCAAGCGCGGCGAGTTGCGCGTCCTGGTGAGCACCACTGTCATAGAAGTGGGCGTCGATGTACCCAATGCCACGGTGATGGTCATCGAGCACGCAGAGCGTTTCGGGTTGCCACAGCTCCATCAGCTGCGGGGACGCGTGGGCAGGGGATCGGAACAATCCTACTGTGTTCTCCTTGCCTATCCGCCGCTCTCTGAAGAGGCACGTACGCGGCTGGAGACTATAGCCACTGTTGACGATGGTTTTCGCATTGCCGAAATGGACCTTAAGCTCCGCGGCCCCGGCGAATTTTTTGGCACAAAACAGCATGGCATGCCGGAAATGAAAATCGCTAACCCGGTGGAAGACGTGGAAATTCTGCTTAAGGCACGCGATGAGGCGTTTGCCCTCGTGGAGCGTGACCCCCAACTCTTGCGCGAGGAAGACCACGGCGTGCGCTCCTACTACTTGAGGCACTACCGCGGGAGGTACGGGTTAGCCGATATAGGCTAAACTGGGCCGGGAACCTGCGGGCTACAAAGCGTCGTTACTAGACAACAAGGATCACTCAGATCTTGCAGCACGGAGGAGGACGGTATGGGCGAGCAGTTTACCCGTGAGCAAATGTTTGACGCGCTGTTTATGAACCTCGTCATGATGTTTCACACCGCGGCGATGCAGCACATGGGAAAGCTGAAGAACCCCCTCACCGATAAGATCGAGCGCGACCTGCTGCAGGCGCAGATGAGCATAGATATGTTGGACATGCTCAAGGCCAAGACAAAGGGCAACCTTTCCGATGAGGAGACGCGTTTCTTGGATCGCGTGATAAGTGAGCTCAAGCTCAACTATGTAGACGAAGCCGAGAAGGACCGTAAGGCGCAGCAAGAGATCAAGAAGGCCGAAGCAAAGGAGGGTGAGCAACCGTCGGGGGCAGAAGTAGGTCAGCAGTCGGCGAGTGCAGCCCCGTCAACCGCCGACGCCAAGGGGGAAGGAGAGCATTGACCAGGATTAGCTCACGAGCTTCTGCAACTGGGCGCTGAAGGTGGTGAGAGCCCTTTCGTCCCACAGGCAAAAGACTATCCGGCGCAGGCCGGTTGGCCCAGATACATGGTCTCGCACCGCCCCTAACATGGCCTTTGCGCACAGGTCCATGGGACAACCGAAGATGCCGGTACTGATTGCCGGGAAGGCGATGCTGGCGAGGTTGTGTTCCTCGGCAAGCCGGAGACTAGCAAGGGTGGCCTGGCGAATCTTCTCGCCCTCATTTCCAGAACCCATGACCGGCCCCACCGCGTGAATGACAAAGCGCGCCTTGAGCGAGCCCCCGCTGGTGATAGCCGCCCCGCCGGTGGGGACCAGTCCATGCGCGCGCACCCAAGCGTTGCTCTCCTCCTGAATGACCGGTCCGCCTTTGCGCACAATCGCCCCTGCGACGCCGCCACCGTGGGCCAGCCGCTCGTTCGCAGCGTTGACGATGGCATCGGTGTCCATCTCGGTTATGTCGCCCTGCACCAGCTCGATGGTGGTATTGTGAATTGTCGCCTTCATTGTCAGTCCCCGCGGCGCGCTTTAGGATATCACCAGACGATGGTAGCGCTTTTTCCCGGCGCGCAGCATCAGTGTGCCGTTGGCAAAATGCTGGTGCGTGATGTGCAGATCCACGGAAGTGATCGGTTCCTGGTTCAAATAGGCCCCACGCTGCTCGATGAGGCGCCGGGCCTCGCTGCGCGTGCGGGCCAAACCCACCTCGGTGAGCAGCTCAGCAATCCAGATCCCCTTTTCCACACGCTGGCGGGCGATGACGGTCGTGGGGATCGCCTCCTCAGAGGTAATCTCCTTACCCCGAGGCACAGTACTGGAGGGTAGCACCTCGGCTGGGATGATTCTTTTGCCGAAGGCGCTGGAAGCCGCGGCATAGGCGCGCAAGGCCTCCTCCTCGCCATGGGTTATCTTTGTCGCCTCATAGGCCAGCACCACCTTGCAGAGGTTCAAGTCCGAGCCAGATAGCCCGCTTACCTGCCTGATTTCGTCCATCGGCAGGAGGGTGAAATAAGCCAAGAAGCGCTCTACGTCACGGTCGTCCACGTTGACCCAGTACTGGTAGAACTCGTAGGGCGAAGTCTTGCGCGGATCAAGCCACACCGCGCCCCTGGCCGTCTTGCCCATTTTCTCGCCCGAGGCGGTAGTGACCAACGGGAAGGTCACGCCGTGGGCCTGCGCGGATTCCAGCCGACGAATGAGCTCCACCCCCGCCAGGATGTTGCCCCACTGGTCGTCGCCGCCCATCTGCACCGTGCAGCCATGCCGTCGGTAGAGCACCAAAAAGTCGTAGGCCTGCAAGATCTGATAATTGAATTCAATGAAGGACAGGCCGCTCTCTAGTCGGAGGCGGTAGGCTTCTGCGGCGAGCATGCGGTTGACGCTGAAGTGGCGGCCGATGTCGCGCAGAAAATCGATGTAGTTGAGAGGGGCAAGCCACTCATAGTTGTCCACCGCTAATGAGGAAGTGTTGTCGAAGTGCAGATAGCGGTCCAGCTGGGCGCGGATTGCCATTCCGTTGGCCTGAATACGTTCTCTGCTGAGCATCTGGCGCATTTCGGTCTTGCCACTGGGGTCGCCCACCATGGCCGTGCCGCCGCCGATAACGGCAATGGGGCGGTGCCCGGCACGGCGCACGTGCACCAGCGCCATGATTGGCATAAGGCTCCCCACATGCAGGCTGTCCGCTGTCGGATCAAAGCCTATGTAGCAGGTGACCGGGCCCGAAGCAAACAGCTCCTCCACTGCGGCATCGTCAGTCACCTGCGCCACGAAGCCACGTTCCTTCAGGATGTCATAAGCATTGGTGATGTGCGTAGT
This DNA window, taken from candidate division KSB1 bacterium, encodes the following:
- a CDS encoding DUF1844 domain-containing protein, with translation MGEQFTREQMFDALFMNLVMMFHTAAMQHMGKLKNPLTDKIERDLLQAQMSIDMLDMLKAKTKGNLSDEETRFLDRVISELKLNYVDEAEKDRKAQQEIKKAEAKEGEQPSGAEVGQQSASAAPSTADAKGEGEH
- a CDS encoding macro domain-containing protein yields the protein MKATIHNTTIELVQGDITEMDTDAIVNAANERLAHGGGVAGAIVRKGGPVIQEESNAWVRAHGLVPTGGAAITSGGSLKARFVIHAVGPVMGSGNEGEKIRQATLASLRLAEEHNLASIAFPAISTGIFGCPMDLCAKAMLGAVRDHVSGPTGLRRIVFCLWDERALTTFSAQLQKLVS
- the tyrS gene encoding tyrosine--tRNA ligase — its product is METTHITNAYDILKERGFVAQVTDDAAVEELFASGPVTCYIGFDPTADSLHVGSLMPIMALVHVRRAGHRPIAVIGGGTAMVGDPSGKTEMRQMLSRERIQANGMAIRAQLDRYLHFDNTSSLAVDNYEWLAPLNYIDFLRDIGRHFSVNRMLAAEAYRLRLESGLSFIEFNYQILQAYDFLVLYRRHGCTVQMGGDDQWGNILAGVELIRRLESAQAHGVTFPLVTTASGEKMGKTARGAVWLDPRKTSPYEFYQYWVNVDDRDVERFLAYFTLLPMDEIRQVSGLSGSDLNLCKVVLAYEATKITHGEEEALRAYAAASSAFGKRIIPAEVLPSSTVPRGKEITSEEAIPTTVIARQRVEKGIWIAELLTEVGLARTRSEARRLIEQRGAYLNQEPITSVDLHITHQHFANGTLMLRAGKKRYHRLVIS